The Sulfitobacter indolifex genome contains the following window.
GCTCGACAAGGTGTTGCGGCTGGCCGATGGGCTCGACTTGTCGATCGGCCAGTTGATTGGAGAAGAACAGATCGACGATCACAAAAGCCAACCAAACAGCCGTCTCCTGTCCGCACGCGCCGACGACGGGATCGTAATCGACACGCAGAATTACGAATATCGCTATCTCTGTGCTGAGTTGACGAATAAACGCATGGTCCCGATACACGCGCGTATCAAGGCTTCAGGCTTGCAGGAGTTCGGCCCGTTGGAGCGCCATGGCGGAGAGGAGTTTCTGATTGTACTTGATGGTGAGATTGAAGTGCATACTGAATTCTATGCCCCCATTCGGCTAAGCCGCGGCGAGAGCATTTACCTCGACAGTACGATGGGCCATGCCTACGTTAGCGTTGGCGACCAAGAAGCAGAAGTATGCTGCATTTGTACGGAGCCTCTCCGCGTCACCGTCGACGGTCAAAGAGATCACGACAGTATTTAATCGCTGGTCGTCAAGGTTTGTTAACCCCTTGACCTCCAATCATCGTATCGGCTGCTTGTGTAAGTGCCGATCGGGTTCGACCCGTTAAATTGGTATATTTGCCGACACGTCACCTATCCACAATATGTCCGTTCGCGGCCCAAATCGGTCATTCGTTCTCTGTCGCATCTTCGGAACTCAGCCGCCTCGCCGATCCGTATGCGCCGGTTGGACAAGGAACCGAATTCATGAAGATTGGGCACCTGCAAGTAAGCGAAGCTGACATAGCTCGGATTGTGCGCAACAAACCACGAGGCGGCCGACAGGCTTTGTGCATCGACCCGCTTATCCGGTTGCGCGAAGTAAGATAGAAAGCCGCGCGCGGTTTATGTCAGGGTTTTGCGGTCGGCGACAGCGACGGAATTTTAAACTTTACCACCAGTCCCCTGTCCTGCGGCAACAGCTCGACTTCACCACCGTGACGGCGCAGGACATCTTGGACGATAGCAAGGCCAAGGCCGCTGCCCTCTCCTTCGCTCAATTGACCGAACCTTTGAAACGCGGCCTGCCCGCTGCTTTTGGGGATGCCAATGCCGTCATCTTGTACGATCAGCGCCGCATATCGTCCCTCGGCCATAGTACTCACGCGGATCGTTGAGAGGCCTGCACCACCATGAGATAGCGCGTTTTCAAGTAGATTGATGATCGCCTCACCGAGCAGCACATTGTCCCCATTCACCGGCAAAGGGGCAGGATGTGGCTCAAAGCCAAAGCCAATGTCCCGCGACAGGACCGTCGGGGCAAAGTCGCTGCACACTTCGGCAGCGATAGAGTTGAGTTCAAGCGCATCGAACGTTGGTGTCTCATCGTAACGCAACCGTTCAAGAGACAACAACTGATTGGCGAGGCGCGCAGATTTACGTGCGGCAGCAATCAATTCGCGTTCCCGCAAACGACGCTCTTGTGGATCGCTGACATCTGGCAAAACCTCGGCCAGCGACAACAATGCCGACGCGGGGTTGCGCAGCTGATGCGCGGCGTTGGAGATGAAGACCTGATGATCCTCGATGCTCTGCCGTACTTGCCCGAACAGCCGGTTCAACGTGGCGACAATGCCAGAAACCTCTGTCGGCACCGCGCGGCGAATATCACGCAGGTCATCGGGGGATCGGTGCTGAATAGCGTCTTGCAAATCGTTCAAGGGACGCAGGCCAATCTTCACCCCGAACCACACCACAAACGCAAGTGCGGCCATCAAGCTGGCGATCAGAGCAGCAGCGCGCCGCGCCAAGGCGGCGGCAAAGGCGTTCCGATCACTGTCCCTTTGCCAGACCGTTACAATCGTGTCGCCGGTCAAGTTGCCGATGGTCGTGCTTTCCGTCATCCGCAATACGCGCACCGGCTCGCCCCGATATTCCGCCATCGAGTAGTTCAGCCTATCCTCGCCTGTTCGGTTGCCGGATACCGGCGGATAGGCATAGCCGGTGATGTAAATACCGCCGGGACCCGTTACGTGATAAAAAAGCTCACCTCCCCCGGCGTCAGAGACAAAATCCCGCGTGCTGGGTGACAGCGCGTCCCCACCAGAAATTGCCACATCACGGGAAATGGCCAAAGCTGCGGCCAGCAGGCTGCGGTCGAACAGGGTTTCAGAGGTGCGCTGCGCGACTTCAAAGCGCCAAAACCCCAGAATGACAGAGAGCAACAGCAGCGGCGGCAGGATCAGCAAGAAAAGCCGCGAGCGTAGCGACATCGCGGTCATGCGCTGTCGACCTCAAGCATATAGCCCAGCCCACGGGCGGCTTTGATGCGGATGCCGAAGGGCTCCAACCGTTTGCGAAGACGCGACACATGCGGCTCGATTGCGCTGTCTTCCTGCTCGGCCCCGGTGCCATAGACATGGGTGATCAACTGGGATTTCGACACGATCCGCCCGCGCCTTTCCAGCAGGCATTCAAGCGTCGCTAGCTCTTTGCGGGGGAAGGCCAGTGGCTGTTCATCCTTCAACAATTGGCGGTTAGTGCGGTCAAAGATCAAGGGACCGAGCGCGTCGCGGGCGGCAAACTCAAGGTTCTTGCGCCGCGCCATGGCCCGCAGTCGGGCCTCTAGCTCATCCATTTCGAAGGGCTTGGTCAGGTAATCGTCGGCCCCGGCATCCAGCCCTGCCACTCGCTCTGACGTCTCTGCCCGGGCGGTCAGCAGGATCACCGGCGTCCCGTCGCCACGGCGGCGCAGACGGGCCAGAACCTCCAACCCATCACTGCCGGGCAAGTTGCAATCGAGCACGATCAGGTCTGCCCCCTCATGGCGCAGAAAAGCGTCTGCCTCTTCACCGTCATGCAGCAGGTCCACCGCATGGCCACGATCCCGCAGGCGATGGGCAATTCCTTGCGCAAGGGCCTCATTGTCTTCGATGACTGCAATACGCATGATTAAAACTTAATCCTAATGCGCAAGCTTTGCGCAAGGTTGGGAAGGCAGTGTGCCCGTGTTGGAGGAGGGATTCGTTCCCTAAAACAAATACGAATTACGGCAGACGTGAAAGTCTGACCGATACAAAATGTCTACGGGAGGACACCTATGACTATCAAGTATTTCGCCGCAACCGCTGCATCCGCCGCTTGCCTTGCTGCCCCGGCGCTCGCCGAGGTTGACTTTGCAGGAAAGACGATCGAGTGGGTCATCCCCTTCTCGGAAACCGGTGGGTCGGCCAAATGGGCCAACTTCTTTGCCCCGCTTTTGTCCGAAGAACTGCCGGGCAACCCGACAGTCGTCGTCAAGTTCATGCCGGGTGCCGGTTCAACCAAAGGCGCCAACTGGTTCCAAGAGCAAGAGCATGACGAGGGCACGGTCCTGTTCGGCACCTCCGGCTCGACCCAGTTCCCATATCTGCTGGACGATCCGCGCGTGCGCTATGAGTACAGCGACTGGAACCCAGTTATGGCATCGGGCACCGGGGGCGTCGCCTATCTGAACCCCACGGACGGTAAGAAGTTCGACGGCACCGCCAATAACCTCAAAGACGTCAACTTCATCTACGGCTCGCAGGGGGCCACGCGCCTTGACCTCGTGCCGCTGCTGGCATGGGAAATGCTGGGCATGAACGTCGAGCCGGTCTTTGGCATCAAAGGCCGTGGCGATGGCCGCCTGATGTTTGAGCGCGGTGAGGCCACGATCGACTATCAGACCTCGTCGAGCTACCTCGGTGCCTCTGCTGATCTGGTCGAAAAGGGTCAAGCCGTGCCGATGATGACATGGGGCGCGCTGGACGAGGACGGCAACATCGTTCGCGACCCCACCTTCCCCGAAATCGCGACCTTTAAGGAAGTCTGCGAAGCGACCGAAGGCTGTGAGACCGAAGGTGAGGCATGGGACGCATGGAAAGCATTCTTTATCGCTGGTTTCCCTGTGCAAAAGATCGCCTTCCTGCCTGCAGGCTCACCCGACGATGTGATCGCAACTTACACAGCGGCTTTTGACGCAGTGCGCAACCGCGAAGACTTTGCTCAGATTGCCGAGAAACGCGTCGGTAAGTACCCCGTCTTTGTAGGCGAAGGCGCGGCCAAGGCGACGCAGCGCGGCACGACTGTCTCTGCGGAGGCGAAGGCCTTCGTCACCAACTGGCTGCAAGAAGCCTATGGCGTTTCGCTGAAGTAAGCGAAACCCTACCGGCCCCGGGACAACCTCGGGGCCACCCCCCCTTTTTCTAACATTTCGAGGTCGGTGCGATGGATCTGTTCGCAACCGCTCTGCCTGCGCTTGGCGAGGCATGGGCTCTAATTCTGCAACCTATGGTTCTGGGATATCTGGTGCTGGGCGTGGTCATGGGCCTCGCGGTCGGGGTCTTTCCCGGTCTCGGTGGGATCGCGGGGCTGTCGCTGCTCTTGCCGTTCATGTTCGGCATGGACCCGGTGCTGGGTCTGGCGCTGATGATCGGCATGGTCGCGGTCGTGCCGACCTCTGACACTTTCGCCTCGGTCCTAATGGGCATCCCCGGCTCCTCGGCCAGCCAAGCCACGGTGCTTGACGGCTTCCCGATGGCTAAGAAGGGCCAAGCCGCGCGGGCGTTGTCTGCGGCGTTCACCTCATCGCTTTTCGGCGGGCTGGTCGGCGCGGCATTCCTGACAATGTTCATCGTCGTGGCGCGGCCCATCGTGTTGTCCTTTGGCCTGCCCGAGATGCTGATGATCTCAATCCTCGGCCTGTCGATGGTGGCGGTGCTGGCGGGGCGCGTGGCGCTCAAAGGTCTTGCGGCGGCGGGGCTCGGCCTGCTCATCGGCACCATCGGTGAGGCCGACGCGGGCGGCTCCCTGCGCATGGCGACCTATGACATCCCCTACCTGACGGACGGGCTGAAACTGGTGATCGTTGGCTTGGGCATCTTCGCGGTGCCAGAGATCGTATCGCTCCTGCGCCAAGACCGTGCCATCTCAAAAGAAGCCAAGCTTGGCGCAGGCTGGGGCGAAGGCGTGCGCGACTGGGTTGATAACAAATGGCTCTCGGTGCGCTGCTCGCTGATCGGCGTTGTGGTTGGCGTTATTCCGGGCCTTGGTGGCTCGGTCGTTGATTGGATCGCCTATGGCCATGCGGTTCAAACGACGAAAGACAAATCGAACTTTGGCAAGGGCGAAGTGCGCGGCGTAATCGGGCCGGAAAGCTCGAACAACGCGAAAGAGGGCGGCGGCTTGGTCCCTACCCTGCTCTTCGGCATTCCCGGCTCTGGCTCCATGGCGATCTTCATTGGTGCCATCGCGCTGTTGGGATCTGGCGAGATCGAAGTCGGCCCATCGATGCTGCGCGACAATCTCGACATCACCTATTCGATCGTATGGCTATTAGCGCTGGCCAATGTCGTTGGCACGCTGCTGTGCATCGCGGCCTCGGGCGGGATCGCCAAGCTGACCACCATCCGCTTTACCTACCTCGCGCCGTTCCTCTTCATGCTGATCTCCTTCGCGGCGTTTCAGTCTGGGCAGAACTTTGAAGACATCCTCGCACTTTTCGCAATCGGCCTGATCGGCATCTTCCTGCGCCGCTTTGATTGGTCACGGCCGGCGTTCCTGATCGGTTTCGTTCTGTCCAACCCGGTCGAGAAATTCTCGAACCAAGCGTTTCAGATCGCCTCTTTCCGGTTCCGCAAATCCTTTGAGGAAGGCATGGAGTACATCTTCTCGCCTATCGTCATCGTTCTGCTGATCGTTACCGTCGTTTCGGTGGTGCTGGGCCTGCGTCAAGCCAAGTCGATCATGGCCGAAGGCGATGTCCAGTCCGGCTCTAAACGCGCACCGTTGGTCTTTTTGCTGATCATCATGGGCTATGTCGTGGCCGCGCTGATCAATGCCTCGCTGATCCCTGACTACAACATGACCGACAAGATCGTGCCGCTGGTTGTGGGTGGCATCGCATTGGCCGCGCTGCTGATCCTGCTGGTGCAGATGATCCTGCGCCCTGAAAGCAATGCGATCTTTGCCGATAAGGAAGTCTCAGGCGAGGACGCAGATGCGCCCTATGGCCTTTGGGGTACTTTGGCTTGGTTCGCGGGGCTGATCGTTGCGACCTACTTCGTCGGGTTCATCCTCGCGCTCTTGGGCTTTTTGGTCAGCTTCCTGCGGGTCCGCGCCCAAGCACATTGGCCGAAAACCTTAATCCTGACCGCCTGTGGCATTGCGCTGATGTGCGTCATGGCTGGTGCGCTCAACCGCGATTTCCCGCCGGGTCTGCTGCAAGACGCAGTCGACTTGCCGTGGCCGCTGAATTGAGGAGCGTTGAGATGACCCAAACAGCTATCCCTTATCTCTTCATGCGCGGCGGTACATCGCGTGGGCCATATTTTAACCGCGCGGATCTGCCAGAGGATCGCGAAACATTGGCCGAAGTGCTGCTCGCCGTTGTCGGCTCCGGCCATCCGCTCAACATCGACGGCATCGGCGGCGGCGCGGCGGTGACGACCAAGGTCGCGATGCTTTCCCCGTCGGAGGACGAGTGGGCCGATGTGGACTACTTTTTTGCGCAGGTTTCGGTTGAAGATCGGTTGGTCGATTTCAAACCCACCTGCGGCAATATCCTGTCGGGTGTCGGCCCTGCGGCGGTCGAAATGGGCCTCGTTCGACCTGACGGCGATGTAACGGATGTGAAAATTCACGCCATCAATACTGGGGCCAAAGTGCTGGCCAAGGTGCTGACCCCCGGCGGCGTTTTGACCTATGACGGCGACACCGAGATCGCAGGCGTGCCCGGTGCTGGTGCCGCCGTGGCGCTGAACTTCATGGGGGTTGTCGGCTCTTCGACCGGGGCGTTTTTGCCCACGGGCAACATCCGCGATACCTTTGACGGGATCGAGGTCACCTGCATGGATGTGGCCATGCCAATGGTCATCGCCCGCGCGACGGACTTCGGCCTGACCGGCTATGAGAGCGTCGCTGTTCTCGATGCAAACAAAGATTTCTTTGCGCGTATGGAAGCGATCCGTCTTCAGGCTGGAGCAGCAATGGGCATGGGGGACGTGTCAAAGTTCGTTACGCCAAAGTTCGGCCTGCTGGCCCCTGCCCGAGACGGCGGCACCATCACGACACGCTATTTTATGCCGTGGAACACGCACCCATCCATGGCGGTGACCGGGGCACAGTGCCTTGCCTCCTGCGCGCTCACGCCGGGCAGTGTGGCGGATGGGCTGCTCGACCGCCCCACCCAGAGCCCTGCCGATATAGTGCTCGAACACGCCTCGGGCACGATTGACGTGCTGGTGGATTACGAAACGTCAGAGGGGTTCGCGCTGAACTCCGCCGGGTTGCTGCGGACGGCACGGAAACTGGCGGATGGCTGTGTCTTTGTTCCGTCGCGCATCTGGGAGGGTCGCTGATATGCCCGTGATGAACTTGCTTGTCGCCTTCAACGGCTCCGACGCCTCCGTCGCCGCATTGCGCTATGCCGCTTCTCTCGCCAAACAGCGTGGCGCGCATGTCACGGCGATCCTCGCCCATACCGCGCATGAGGTGATCGACCGTCGCTCGCGTTGGATCCCCGAAGAGGCCCGCGCCCTGCTGGAGGCTGCCAATAGCGAGATTGTGGCCGAGGTTACCCGACAGTTCGAAGAATTACGCCCCGCGCTTGATCTGGGTGACGCGCTGGATTTCCGTGATGAGACTGGCCGCGTTGACACGCTGCTTTCAGAGGGCGCGCGGTACTATGACATGCTGATCGTCGGTGCCCGCGCCGAGAGTGATGATGCCCATGTGACCCACCACCCCGATCGCATCGCGTTGCAATCCGGACGTCCGGTCATCGTGGTCCCGGCGGGCTATGACGCGGGCGCGCAGCATAGCCATGCGGCATTGGCGTGGGACGGCGGGCGCGCCGCCGCGCGGGCACTGTCAGACAGCCTGCGTCTGCTTGAGGCCGAAGGCCGGGTCAGTGTTTTGACGGTCGGAAAACGGACCTCCTGGCCGATCACCGATCTGATGACCCATCTTGACCGCCACGGCGTCGAAGCGGTGCATGAGAACTTCCCCACGAGCCATCCGGTGGCGCAAACTCTGCTGTCCTATTGCGAACGCCATGATCCCTCCCTGCTGGTCCTCGGAGCCTATGAGCATTCCAAGTTCCGCGAAGACTTCCTTGGCGGGGTGACTGCCGAGGTGCTGGAAAAGATCAAGATCCCCGTTTTGTTGTCCCACTGAGAAGCGAATGATGACCAATTACGAGAAAATCCGCATCGCCCGCCATGATCTGGAAAAACTGCGCGCCGAGCTGATTGCCAGCCTCAACACGCAAAAAGACCGCGACCCTGATCTGCTCATCCTCCATGAACGGGTGAGCAAAGCGATCAACGCGCTTTCCGCGTAGGGGGCTGCGATGAAAGTCCATATCCTCGACGACTGGTTCGACACCCTGCGCAGCCTGCCCTCCTTTGACCTGCTGGCAGGGCACGAAGTCACCGTCTGGACGGACCATCAGCCCGATGAGACCGTCTTGGCTGACCGTTTGCAGGATGCCGATTGCGTGGTGCTCTTTCGCGAGCGGACGAAGGTGACGCGGGGGCTGCTGGAGCGACTGCCGAACTTGCGGTTAATTTCGCAGCGCGGCGCCTATCCGCATGTGGATGTCGCGGCCTGCACTGACAACGGCGTGTTGCTGTGTTCCAACAAAGGGGCAGATGGGGCCAACCATGCGGCGGCGGAGTTGACCTTCG
Protein-coding sequences here:
- a CDS encoding type 2 periplasmic-binding domain-containing protein, whose amino-acid sequence is MTIKYFAATAASAACLAAPALAEVDFAGKTIEWVIPFSETGGSAKWANFFAPLLSEELPGNPTVVVKFMPGAGSTKGANWFQEQEHDEGTVLFGTSGSTQFPYLLDDPRVRYEYSDWNPVMASGTGGVAYLNPTDGKKFDGTANNLKDVNFIYGSQGATRLDLVPLLAWEMLGMNVEPVFGIKGRGDGRLMFERGEATIDYQTSSSYLGASADLVEKGQAVPMMTWGALDEDGNIVRDPTFPEIATFKEVCEATEGCETEGEAWDAWKAFFIAGFPVQKIAFLPAGSPDDVIATYTAAFDAVRNREDFAQIAEKRVGKYPVFVGEGAAKATQRGTTVSAEAKAFVTNWLQEAYGVSLK
- a CDS encoding helix-turn-helix domain-containing protein; translation: MTTAHALGARLRHLRKSRKLTLSALASLSGVAVSTISKIENGALSPTLDKVLRLADGLDLSIGQLIGEEQIDDHKSQPNSRLLSARADDGIVIDTQNYEYRYLCAELTNKRMVPIHARIKASGLQEFGPLERHGGEEFLIVLDGEIEVHTEFYAPIRLSRGESIYLDSTMGHAYVSVGDQEAEVCCICTEPLRVTVDGQRDHDSI
- a CDS encoding response regulator transcription factor, whose product is MRIAVIEDNEALAQGIAHRLRDRGHAVDLLHDGEEADAFLRHEGADLIVLDCNLPGSDGLEVLARLRRRGDGTPVILLTARAETSERVAGLDAGADDYLTKPFEMDELEARLRAMARRKNLEFAARDALGPLIFDRTNRQLLKDEQPLAFPRKELATLECLLERRGRIVSKSQLITHVYGTGAEQEDSAIEPHVSRLRKRLEPFGIRIKAARGLGYMLEVDSA
- a CDS encoding 4-oxalomesaconate tautomerase, yielding MTQTAIPYLFMRGGTSRGPYFNRADLPEDRETLAEVLLAVVGSGHPLNIDGIGGGAAVTTKVAMLSPSEDEWADVDYFFAQVSVEDRLVDFKPTCGNILSGVGPAAVEMGLVRPDGDVTDVKIHAINTGAKVLAKVLTPGGVLTYDGDTEIAGVPGAGAAVALNFMGVVGSSTGAFLPTGNIRDTFDGIEVTCMDVAMPMVIARATDFGLTGYESVAVLDANKDFFARMEAIRLQAGAAMGMGDVSKFVTPKFGLLAPARDGGTITTRYFMPWNTHPSMAVTGAQCLASCALTPGSVADGLLDRPTQSPADIVLEHASGTIDVLVDYETSEGFALNSAGLLRTARKLADGCVFVPSRIWEGR
- a CDS encoding tripartite tricarboxylate transporter permease, which codes for MDLFATALPALGEAWALILQPMVLGYLVLGVVMGLAVGVFPGLGGIAGLSLLLPFMFGMDPVLGLALMIGMVAVVPTSDTFASVLMGIPGSSASQATVLDGFPMAKKGQAARALSAAFTSSLFGGLVGAAFLTMFIVVARPIVLSFGLPEMLMISILGLSMVAVLAGRVALKGLAAAGLGLLIGTIGEADAGGSLRMATYDIPYLTDGLKLVIVGLGIFAVPEIVSLLRQDRAISKEAKLGAGWGEGVRDWVDNKWLSVRCSLIGVVVGVIPGLGGSVVDWIAYGHAVQTTKDKSNFGKGEVRGVIGPESSNNAKEGGGLVPTLLFGIPGSGSMAIFIGAIALLGSGEIEVGPSMLRDNLDITYSIVWLLALANVVGTLLCIAASGGIAKLTTIRFTYLAPFLFMLISFAAFQSGQNFEDILALFAIGLIGIFLRRFDWSRPAFLIGFVLSNPVEKFSNQAFQIASFRFRKSFEEGMEYIFSPIVIVLLIVTVVSVVLGLRQAKSIMAEGDVQSGSKRAPLVFLLIIMGYVVAALINASLIPDYNMTDKIVPLVVGGIALAALLILLVQMILRPESNAIFADKEVSGEDADAPYGLWGTLAWFAGLIVATYFVGFILALLGFLVSFLRVRAQAHWPKTLILTACGIALMCVMAGALNRDFPPGLLQDAVDLPWPLN
- a CDS encoding universal stress protein: MPVMNLLVAFNGSDASVAALRYAASLAKQRGAHVTAILAHTAHEVIDRRSRWIPEEARALLEAANSEIVAEVTRQFEELRPALDLGDALDFRDETGRVDTLLSEGARYYDMLIVGARAESDDAHVTHHPDRIALQSGRPVIVVPAGYDAGAQHSHAALAWDGGRAAARALSDSLRLLEAEGRVSVLTVGKRTSWPITDLMTHLDRHGVEAVHENFPTSHPVAQTLLSYCERHDPSLLVLGAYEHSKFREDFLGGVTAEVLEKIKIPVLLSH
- a CDS encoding sensor histidine kinase, coding for MTAMSLRSRLFLLILPPLLLLSVILGFWRFEVAQRTSETLFDRSLLAAALAISRDVAISGGDALSPSTRDFVSDAGGGELFYHVTGPGGIYITGYAYPPVSGNRTGEDRLNYSMAEYRGEPVRVLRMTESTTIGNLTGDTIVTVWQRDSDRNAFAAALARRAAALIASLMAALAFVVWFGVKIGLRPLNDLQDAIQHRSPDDLRDIRRAVPTEVSGIVATLNRLFGQVRQSIEDHQVFISNAAHQLRNPASALLSLAEVLPDVSDPQERRLRERELIAAARKSARLANQLLSLERLRYDETPTFDALELNSIAAEVCSDFAPTVLSRDIGFGFEPHPAPLPVNGDNVLLGEAIINLLENALSHGGAGLSTIRVSTMAEGRYAALIVQDDGIGIPKSSGQAAFQRFGQLSEGEGSGLGLAIVQDVLRRHGGEVELLPQDRGLVVKFKIPSLSPTAKP